A region of uncultured Anaeromusa sp. DNA encodes the following proteins:
- a CDS encoding MFS transporter: MNRRSIAWLTSGHFFTDLNQGALPALLPFLMTEHQLSYAAAAGLMFANSLTSSIIQPLFGFYADRLDRPRLMPWAVLLAGLGLALLGWVDSYTAMFLAVAVSGIGVAAFHPEAARLSNLAAGDKKATGIGLFGIGGNAGFAVGPLLGTFLVLAGGLKSTVFFLIPAICVCFFLQQRMRQFGSLSVKAAAADVQSAPDNWPAFGRLSIVVICRSILFAGLNTFIPLYWIHVLLQSHTAGSSALTVLFSVGVIGTFFGGRWADHYGYLRVIRTGYLLLIPILLLFVSTEEPTLAMLLLIPIGMSLFAPYSPTVVLGQKYLPKRMGFASGITLGLAVSVGGIAAPGLGWLADQYGLGFSFTILTILPVIAALASYSLPKPTE; the protein is encoded by the coding sequence ATGAATCGTCGTTCCATCGCTTGGCTGACTAGCGGCCATTTTTTTACCGATCTCAACCAAGGTGCTTTGCCGGCTCTGCTGCCGTTTCTCATGACAGAACACCAACTCAGTTACGCTGCGGCAGCAGGTTTAATGTTCGCTAATAGCTTGACTTCTTCGATTATCCAGCCGCTCTTCGGGTTTTACGCTGACCGCCTGGACAGGCCCCGGCTCATGCCGTGGGCCGTCCTCCTTGCCGGGCTAGGCTTAGCTCTCCTTGGCTGGGTAGACTCTTATACTGCCATGTTCTTAGCGGTGGCCGTAAGCGGCATAGGGGTAGCCGCCTTCCACCCGGAAGCGGCGCGCCTATCCAATCTGGCCGCGGGCGACAAAAAAGCCACAGGCATCGGCCTTTTCGGCATTGGCGGCAACGCTGGCTTTGCCGTCGGACCTTTGCTTGGAACCTTCCTTGTCTTGGCTGGCGGCTTAAAAAGCACTGTCTTTTTTCTGATTCCAGCCATTTGTGTCTGCTTTTTTCTACAGCAGCGCATGCGGCAATTCGGCAGCCTAAGCGTCAAAGCCGCCGCTGCCGACGTACAAAGCGCACCAGACAACTGGCCTGCCTTTGGCCGCTTGTCTATTGTCGTCATTTGCCGTTCTATTCTTTTCGCCGGCCTAAATACATTCATCCCGCTTTACTGGATTCATGTGCTTCTCCAAAGCCACACGGCTGGCAGCAGCGCCTTGACCGTTCTCTTTAGCGTTGGCGTAATCGGTACTTTCTTTGGTGGCCGCTGGGCGGATCACTATGGTTATCTGCGGGTTATCCGCACAGGTTACCTGCTTCTTATCCCTATTCTCCTGCTCTTTGTTTCTACAGAAGAGCCAACGTTAGCCATGCTCTTACTCATCCCCATCGGCATGAGTCTTTTTGCACCCTATAGCCCTACGGTCGTTCTCGGACAAAAGTATCTGCCTAAACGCATGGGCTTTGCCTCCGGAATCACCTTAGGCCTTGCAGTCAGCGTCGGCGGCATAGCGGCGCCAGGATTAGGATGGCTCGCTGACCAATACGGTCTTGGTTTCTCTTTCACCATCTTAACCATATTGCCTGTCATCGCCGCGTTAGCCTCTTATTCGCTGCCAAAACCTACGGAATAA
- a CDS encoding [FeFe] hydrogenase, group A has protein sequence MKSFQSQEQTRIIAIDKQKCKGCDSCKQFCPTQAIDGKYGAVHRIDPEKCIFCGQCLVNCPFGAPQDTMDPIDSLIEKLKDSRTTVVATIAPAVRVAIGEEFGFEPGSLLTEKLYGALKKAGFKILDTNFTADQTILEEGSELVAKIRHYLLGEPAAHQLGPLPQFTSCCPAWIRYIELNHPKLLPNLSSAKSPMMMAGALAKTYGAKEIWKTAPELVYVVGVMPCTAKKFEASRPEFHSAAAYWRKQGSSSDYPDIDTVLTTRDLARLLRKLNIDFRQTAEFTDADNPLAQYSGAGTIFGNTGGVMEAALRSAYYLLTGKELANLTLNPVRGLNGVKDASITLTDAKTGKELTLRVAVVHGLKENIEPLLAQVEAGNSPYHFIEVMNCPGGCINGGGQPIYPMGTSWIDKYKPMLPWN, from the coding sequence GTGAAAAGCTTTCAATCCCAGGAGCAAACCCGGATCATAGCCATTGACAAGCAAAAATGCAAAGGCTGTGATTCCTGTAAGCAATTCTGTCCTACGCAGGCTATTGATGGAAAATATGGAGCTGTCCACCGCATTGATCCCGAAAAATGTATTTTTTGCGGTCAATGCTTAGTTAATTGCCCATTTGGAGCTCCGCAAGACACCATGGATCCGATAGATTCTCTCATTGAAAAGTTAAAAGATAGTCGCACAACGGTAGTTGCGACTATTGCTCCCGCCGTCCGCGTAGCCATCGGCGAAGAATTCGGCTTTGAACCAGGCTCTTTGCTAACGGAAAAGCTCTATGGAGCACTCAAAAAAGCCGGCTTTAAAATTTTAGATACCAACTTCACAGCAGACCAAACTATTTTAGAAGAAGGCAGCGAATTAGTAGCCAAAATCCGTCACTACCTTTTGGGTGAACCAGCCGCTCATCAGCTCGGCCCCTTGCCTCAGTTCACCTCTTGCTGCCCTGCGTGGATACGCTACATAGAGTTGAATCATCCCAAGCTATTGCCCAATCTCTCCAGCGCGAAATCCCCTATGATGATGGCTGGCGCCCTAGCCAAAACCTACGGCGCTAAAGAAATTTGGAAGACGGCTCCAGAATTGGTCTACGTGGTAGGCGTCATGCCCTGCACGGCGAAAAAATTCGAAGCGTCACGTCCAGAATTTCACAGCGCTGCCGCGTACTGGCGCAAACAAGGAAGCAGCTCCGATTATCCAGACATTGATACCGTACTCACGACTCGTGATTTAGCTCGCCTGTTGCGCAAGCTGAACATCGACTTCCGTCAAACCGCCGAATTTACCGATGCCGATAATCCCTTAGCTCAATACAGCGGCGCCGGCACTATTTTCGGCAACACCGGCGGCGTCATGGAAGCCGCCCTGCGTTCCGCCTACTACCTCCTCACCGGCAAAGAACTGGCCAATTTGACTTTAAACCCCGTGCGGGGGCTCAACGGAGTCAAGGATGCCTCCATTACCTTGACCGATGCCAAAACCGGCAAGGAACTCACCTTGCGCGTAGCGGTAGTCCATGGCTTAAAAGAAAACATTGAACCTCTTTTGGCACAGGTAGAGGCCGGAAACTCTCCCTACCATTTCATTGAAGTAATGAATTGCCCCGGCGGCTGCATTAACGGCGGCGGCCAGCCCATCTACCCTATGGGCACGTCGTGGATTGACAAATACAAGCCCATGCTGCCCTGGAATTAA
- a CDS encoding iron hydrogenase small subunit produces MSKYSYVEKAVKITRREFLQLTGVAGAVLWTGAYITTDLVQDRTKYIKMRTQGLYKDDAKAAVRQSHNNIALQDMYTRFAQKPLSPLAEDLFHTQYVDRTSLS; encoded by the coding sequence GTGTCCAAATACAGTTATGTTGAAAAAGCCGTAAAAATCACGCGTCGAGAATTTCTCCAGCTTACCGGCGTAGCCGGCGCTGTGCTCTGGACAGGCGCCTACATCACTACAGATTTAGTGCAGGACCGCACAAAATACATAAAAATGCGCACCCAGGGGCTCTACAAAGACGACGCCAAAGCAGCGGTACGGCAAAGCCATAATAACATCGCTTTGCAGGATATGTACACGCGGTTTGCACAAAAGCCGCTCAGTCCCTTGGCGGAAGACTTATTTCATACCCAGTATGTTGACCGTACCAGTTTATCTTGA
- a CDS encoding cytochrome b/b6 domain-containing protein — protein MQQEPRILRHPLASRIFHWSLILGFLPAALSGFVIWWKPEGEDFVNLAMRIHIIGATIFTAASILFTILATNRVVAFIRHISEWTMNDVRWMLVGGGYMHKIVLKKEIPVPPMDKMNSGQKSMGAMMLHGGIFLMVSGWVLYAFLPITPREIAYWLGLGHEWIGLLLGVSTLAHIGLGIYNQAEFKSMFGDGTIPLAVAEKHSPLWVERHVEPLVSDDAPQEQALQEQSLG, from the coding sequence GTGCAACAGGAACCTCGTATTTTACGCCATCCCCTAGCGTCGCGTATCTTCCACTGGTCTTTAATTCTCGGCTTTCTCCCGGCGGCCTTGAGCGGCTTTGTCATTTGGTGGAAACCAGAAGGTGAAGATTTCGTCAATCTGGCCATGCGCATTCATATTATCGGCGCTACCATTTTTACAGCCGCTTCTATTCTATTCACAATTTTGGCAACTAACCGCGTGGTAGCATTTATCCGTCATATTTCCGAATGGACCATGAATGACGTACGCTGGATGCTGGTCGGCGGCGGCTATATGCACAAAATTGTGTTGAAGAAGGAAATCCCCGTCCCGCCTATGGACAAAATGAATTCCGGCCAAAAAAGCATGGGCGCCATGATGCTGCATGGCGGCATTTTCCTCATGGTCAGCGGCTGGGTACTGTACGCATTCTTACCGATAACCCCCCGTGAAATCGCTTATTGGCTGGGCTTAGGTCACGAATGGATCGGCCTGCTCTTGGGCGTTTCTACGCTAGCTCATATTGGTTTAGGCATTTACAACCAAGCGGAATTCAAGTCGATGTTCGGCGACGGCACCATTCCTTTAGCTGTAGCCGAAAAGCACAGTCCTCTCTGGGTCGAACGCCATGTAGAACCGCTAGTCTCTGACGACGCTCCCCAGGAGCAGGCGCTTCAGGAGCAAAGCCTCGGTTAG
- a CDS encoding phosphomannomutase: MNLTKAAFKAYDIRGRVPEELNEELAYRVGRVFAQMYAAEKVVVGRDVRLSSEKLTQAVCEGLSDGGCEVMNIGLCGTEMVYFATSHLKADGGIMVTASHNPMDYNGLKLVRKESRPISGDTGLKEIAQRATEEEWKHEVEPGKSKGFIMPRLIMESYIRHLLTYINRMKLKPLKVVVNAGNGCAGPVLDALETWLPLQFIKVNHRPDGNFPNGIPNPLLIENREATAAVVREHKADLGVAWDGDFDRCFLFDETGAFIEGYYMVGFLAEAFLRKNPGAKIIHDPRLTWNTVEMTEALGGVPVLSKSGHAFIKERMRAEDAVYGGEMSAHHYFRDFAYCDSGMIPWLLVVESMCLTGKPLSALVAERMAKFPCSGEINRRVADGKEVISRIESAYAVGEAQVDYTDGISIEYEKWRFNVRMSNTEPVLRLNVETRNDAALLEAKTQELLALIGGEPA; encoded by the coding sequence ATGAATTTGACGAAAGCAGCCTTCAAGGCTTATGACATCCGGGGGCGGGTGCCGGAGGAATTGAACGAGGAGCTGGCGTACCGAGTGGGCCGAGTTTTTGCGCAAATGTATGCAGCGGAAAAAGTGGTAGTAGGGCGCGATGTGCGCTTGTCCAGCGAAAAGTTGACGCAGGCGGTCTGTGAAGGGCTCAGCGACGGCGGCTGCGAGGTAATGAATATCGGTTTGTGCGGCACGGAAATGGTATATTTTGCGACGTCGCATCTTAAAGCGGACGGCGGCATTATGGTGACTGCCAGTCACAACCCGATGGACTATAATGGCTTAAAACTGGTGCGCAAAGAATCACGGCCGATTTCCGGTGATACGGGGCTCAAGGAAATTGCGCAGCGCGCTACCGAAGAAGAATGGAAGCATGAAGTGGAGCCGGGAAAAAGCAAAGGCTTTATCATGCCTAGGCTGATTATGGAGTCATATATCCGGCATCTTCTGACGTATATCAACCGCATGAAGCTGAAGCCGCTCAAAGTGGTAGTGAATGCCGGCAACGGCTGTGCCGGTCCTGTTTTGGATGCGTTGGAGACGTGGCTGCCCTTGCAGTTCATCAAGGTAAACCATCGTCCGGACGGCAATTTCCCTAACGGTATTCCAAACCCTCTGTTGATAGAAAATCGTGAGGCGACGGCGGCAGTAGTACGGGAGCATAAGGCGGATTTGGGCGTTGCCTGGGACGGCGACTTTGATCGCTGCTTTTTGTTTGACGAGACAGGCGCGTTTATTGAAGGCTACTATATGGTGGGCTTTTTGGCGGAAGCTTTCTTGCGCAAGAATCCAGGGGCTAAAATTATTCATGACCCCCGCTTGACCTGGAACACTGTGGAAATGACGGAAGCTTTGGGTGGAGTGCCGGTGCTTTCTAAGAGCGGCCATGCTTTTATCAAAGAACGCATGCGTGCTGAAGACGCCGTCTATGGCGGTGAAATGTCGGCACATCATTATTTCAGAGACTTTGCTTACTGCGACAGCGGCATGATTCCTTGGCTGCTGGTGGTGGAGAGTATGTGCCTCACAGGCAAGCCGTTATCTGCGCTGGTGGCGGAACGAATGGCAAAATTCCCCTGCAGCGGTGAAATCAATCGACGGGTGGCGGACGGCAAGGAAGTTATTAGTCGTATTGAAAGCGCCTATGCGGTTGGCGAGGCCCAGGTGGACTACACTGACGGCATTAGCATTGAATATGAGAAGTGGCGCTTTAATGTGCGCATGTCCAATACCGAGCCGGTACTGCGTCTTAATGTGGAAACAAGAAATGATGCGGCGTTGCTGGAAGCTAAGACCCAGGAACTGCTGGCTTTGATTGGCGGCGAGCCTGCATAA
- a CDS encoding mannose-1-phosphate guanylyltransferase/mannose-6-phosphate isomerase, with protein sequence MKMVILAGGGGTRLFPLSRKTMPKQFLSLGTDKSLLCQAVGRLKGLVKEEDILVVTNQEQLHHVKTELAVCGAPKAHIVTEPVPRNTAPAIALAMAYCREELNAGDEEVVLVCPADHIIRPPESFQQAVKEGVKAAKLGHLVTFGVRPAKAETGYGYIQAGESCDGGFRVESFKEKPDEKTAQEYLEAGNYYWNSGMFAFSMGTMRQEFAAHQPDIAELLALDLASLRERFAEMPDISIDYAVAEKSTQVLTIPFGGYWNDIGSWDAIYDVLPKDGDGNAIAGDCMALDCKNSLLLGRSRLIAGIGLEDVLVVETDDVILVAGKGESQKVKDLVAELKSLGRKEAEEHTTVYRPWGSYTVLGEGPGYKMKRIVVNPGGCLSLQMHYHRSEHWIVTGGTAKVTVGDEVRMVHENESIFVPQSTKHRLENPGRIPLAIIEVQNGSYLGEDDIVRFEDVYGRA encoded by the coding sequence ATGAAAATGGTGATTTTGGCTGGAGGCGGCGGAACCAGACTGTTTCCGCTATCCCGCAAAACCATGCCTAAGCAATTTTTATCGCTGGGGACGGACAAGTCTTTGCTGTGTCAAGCTGTCGGGCGGCTGAAAGGGTTGGTCAAAGAGGAAGACATTCTGGTAGTGACCAATCAAGAACAATTGCATCATGTAAAAACAGAATTGGCCGTCTGCGGTGCCCCTAAGGCTCATATTGTGACAGAACCGGTGCCTCGCAATACAGCGCCGGCGATCGCGTTGGCGATGGCCTATTGCCGGGAGGAGCTGAACGCTGGCGACGAAGAAGTAGTGCTTGTATGCCCGGCGGATCACATCATTCGCCCGCCGGAGTCGTTTCAGCAGGCAGTGAAAGAGGGCGTGAAGGCGGCCAAATTGGGTCATTTGGTAACCTTCGGCGTTCGGCCGGCTAAGGCGGAAACCGGCTATGGTTATATTCAAGCGGGAGAGTCTTGCGATGGCGGCTTTCGCGTGGAATCGTTCAAAGAAAAACCGGATGAAAAAACAGCCCAGGAGTATTTGGAAGCTGGCAATTACTACTGGAATTCGGGTATGTTTGCCTTTTCCATGGGCACGATGCGTCAAGAGTTTGCGGCACACCAGCCGGATATTGCAGAGCTTTTGGCGCTTGACCTTGCTTCGTTACGCGAACGCTTTGCAGAAATGCCGGATATCTCTATTGACTATGCAGTAGCAGAAAAATCAACGCAAGTGCTGACCATTCCGTTTGGGGGCTACTGGAATGATATCGGTTCCTGGGATGCGATTTACGATGTGCTTCCCAAGGACGGCGACGGGAACGCTATTGCCGGAGACTGTATGGCTTTGGATTGTAAGAATTCGCTGCTCCTTGGACGCAGTCGCCTGATTGCCGGAATTGGCCTGGAAGACGTGCTGGTAGTGGAAACCGATGATGTGATCTTGGTGGCAGGCAAGGGTGAGTCGCAAAAGGTGAAGGATTTGGTGGCGGAACTGAAAAGTTTGGGCCGCAAGGAAGCGGAGGAGCATACAACCGTCTATCGTCCCTGGGGCAGTTATACGGTTTTGGGGGAAGGCCCCGGTTATAAAATGAAGCGGATTGTAGTCAATCCCGGCGGTTGCTTGAGTCTGCAAATGCATTACCATCGCAGCGAACATTGGATTGTTACCGGAGGTACCGCTAAAGTCACCGTCGGAGACGAGGTGCGTATGGTACATGAGAATGAAAGTATTTTCGTGCCCCAAAGCACGAAACATCGTCTGGAGAATCCAGGGCGGATCCCGCTGGCGATTATTGAAGTGCAAAACGGCAGCTACTTGGGCGAAGATGATATTGTCCGTTTTGAAGACGTTTACGGCAGGGCTTGA
- a CDS encoding XdhC family protein, with protein MDATLLKNICEYQETGQPVALVTIIETKGSTPRKAGSQMLVLPTGAVQGTIGGGCAEAEAKQQALLALQHGKPCLCTVEMLNAVAADEGMVCGGTMTLFMQVL; from the coding sequence ATGGACGCGACGCTGCTGAAAAACATCTGTGAGTATCAAGAAACGGGGCAACCGGTTGCTTTGGTGACGATTATTGAAACCAAAGGCTCGACGCCTCGTAAAGCAGGCAGTCAGATGCTGGTGCTGCCAACTGGCGCGGTTCAGGGAACCATTGGCGGCGGCTGCGCTGAAGCCGAGGCGAAACAGCAAGCGCTTTTGGCGCTGCAGCATGGAAAACCGTGCTTATGTACAGTGGAAATGCTGAATGCCGTGGCGGCTGACGAAGGCATGGTGTGCGGCGGGACGATGACTTTGTTTATGCAGGTGCTTTGA
- a CDS encoding XdhC family protein translates to MSQHERLAQAAQNGELLDVLTLVACPEAQAVGKMLLLHQDGRQDGVLWDQDFTKKVIDYIQEQSWQGPKILRLKHSTGGCGQVFWDRLLPARKAVIFGAGHISRALAQMLSLLEFELIVVDDRPEFAAPAWFPARTKIVCQDFTKATLQLAECVDAQTAVVLATRGHQHDLLCLRILAGASPAYIGMLGSRRRVTALFQQLVGEGVPKAWLAGLHAPIGLDLGAETPAEIALSVAAEILGVLQKKSAQPLRLAQEVWYGRDAAEKHL, encoded by the coding sequence ATGAGCCAGCATGAAAGATTGGCCCAGGCGGCGCAAAACGGCGAACTGCTTGATGTGTTGACGTTGGTGGCTTGTCCGGAAGCGCAGGCTGTGGGGAAAATGCTGTTATTGCATCAAGATGGTCGACAAGACGGAGTTCTTTGGGACCAAGATTTTACGAAAAAAGTAATAGATTATATACAAGAACAAAGCTGGCAGGGTCCAAAAATATTGCGGCTGAAGCATAGCACTGGCGGCTGTGGACAGGTTTTTTGGGACCGCTTGCTGCCTGCTCGTAAGGCGGTTATTTTCGGAGCCGGTCATATCAGCCGCGCTCTGGCGCAGATGCTGAGTCTCTTGGAGTTTGAGCTGATTGTTGTCGATGACCGGCCAGAGTTTGCCGCGCCGGCATGGTTTCCCGCAAGAACGAAAATTGTGTGTCAGGACTTTACAAAAGCGACGTTGCAACTGGCTGAATGTGTTGATGCACAAACTGCGGTAGTGCTGGCTACGCGAGGGCACCAGCATGACCTTTTATGCTTGCGCATCCTAGCGGGAGCGTCTCCTGCTTATATTGGCATGTTGGGCAGCCGCCGGCGCGTAACAGCTCTCTTTCAACAATTGGTGGGAGAAGGCGTGCCAAAGGCTTGGCTGGCAGGGCTGCATGCGCCGATCGGGTTGGATTTGGGCGCAGAGACGCCTGCGGAAATCGCACTCAGCGTTGCCGCGGAAATTCTTGGAGTCTTGCAAAAGAAAAGCGCTCAACCGCTGCGCTTGGCACAGGAGGTTTGGTATGGACGCGACGCTGCTGAAAAACATCTGTGA
- the yqeB gene encoding selenium-dependent molybdenum cofactor biosynthesis protein YqeB, which yields MKKLVLVKGGGDLASGIAHRLFRCGFAVVISELPQPTVIRRTVSFAEAVYVGRCTVEGVEAVLRSAAEAAETVERGFIPVVVDAEGALWRTLRPWALVDATLAKRNTGTYKEQAELVVGVGPGFSAQQDVHAVVETNRGHDLGRVILEGAAAPNTGVPGAIGGYTQERVLRAPAAGLFRCVRTIGDTVCVGETVAYAGEEPVHTQIDGVLRGLLHEGLQVESGMKVADVDPRCRREHCFSISDKARAVGGGVVEALLYLGKNDEPA from the coding sequence ATGAAAAAATTGGTATTGGTAAAAGGCGGCGGCGATTTGGCCAGCGGTATTGCGCACCGCCTGTTTCGCTGCGGTTTTGCCGTAGTGATCAGCGAGCTGCCCCAGCCTACTGTCATTCGGCGGACGGTGTCTTTTGCGGAGGCTGTGTATGTCGGGCGCTGCACCGTAGAAGGAGTAGAAGCGGTCTTGCGCAGTGCTGCAGAGGCGGCGGAGACAGTTGAAAGAGGCTTTATTCCCGTGGTAGTCGATGCGGAAGGGGCTTTGTGGCGTACCTTGCGCCCGTGGGCGTTGGTGGATGCGACGCTGGCAAAAAGAAATACCGGTACTTATAAAGAACAAGCAGAGCTTGTTGTCGGCGTAGGTCCAGGGTTCAGCGCGCAGCAGGACGTGCATGCTGTGGTCGAAACCAATCGCGGCCATGATTTGGGAAGAGTCATTCTGGAGGGGGCGGCCGCTCCGAATACAGGCGTTCCCGGAGCGATTGGCGGTTATACGCAAGAAAGGGTGCTGCGCGCGCCTGCGGCGGGATTGTTTCGTTGCGTACGGACTATTGGTGATACGGTTTGCGTTGGGGAAACGGTGGCCTATGCAGGAGAAGAGCCGGTGCACACTCAAATTGACGGGGTGTTGCGTGGTTTGCTGCATGAAGGACTGCAGGTTGAATCCGGCATGAAGGTGGCGGATGTAGACCCGCGCTGCCGACGGGAGCATTGCTTTAGCATTTCCGACAAAGCCCGTGCAGTGGGCGGCGGTGTAGTGGAAGCGCTTTTATATTTGGGGAAAAACGATGAGCCAGCATGA
- a CDS encoding bile acid:sodium symporter family protein, producing the protein MMKALEKTADFVCRWMTLWVILFSALAFFNPEPFKPIGKHISYLLGVIMLGMGLTMSLKDFRLVFTRPKDVFYGVVLRYLIMPVVGFLVAKALGLPAALAAGMVLLGSCPSGTGSNVMTYIAKGDTALSVTVSSVNTVLAPLLTPTIFLLLAGAMIPIDTEALLWDIVKMVLIPVTAGVLLHMAAPKQIEKVSKIVPVLSVVCIITILSSVVALNAAKMATMALVLCVAVVMHNGFGLLLGYGSARSLGMPEEKSRAVSFEIGMENSGLTVALALAHLDPMAALPAAICSIWQFISGSLLAGYWAHKSEQMELPEEAETAVAK; encoded by the coding sequence ATGATGAAAGCATTAGAGAAAACAGCAGACTTTGTTTGTCGCTGGATGACATTATGGGTTATTTTGTTTTCGGCTTTGGCCTTTTTTAATCCGGAACCCTTCAAGCCGATAGGCAAACATATTTCTTATTTACTGGGAGTTATCATGCTGGGCATGGGCTTGACCATGTCGTTAAAGGATTTTCGCTTGGTGTTCACACGTCCCAAGGATGTATTCTATGGCGTCGTGCTGCGGTATTTGATTATGCCTGTAGTCGGATTTTTGGTGGCGAAAGCTTTGGGATTGCCGGCAGCTTTGGCGGCTGGCATGGTGCTCTTGGGCTCTTGCCCCAGTGGTACGGGCTCTAATGTTATGACCTATATTGCCAAAGGGGATACGGCGCTTTCCGTAACCGTTTCCAGCGTTAATACGGTCTTGGCGCCCCTGTTGACGCCGACTATTTTCTTGCTGTTGGCGGGAGCTATGATTCCCATTGATACCGAAGCGTTGCTTTGGGATATTGTTAAAATGGTGCTTATTCCGGTGACCGCTGGTGTATTGTTACATATGGCGGCACCGAAGCAAATTGAAAAAGTCAGCAAAATAGTACCTGTGTTATCGGTTGTCTGCATTATTACCATTCTTTCTTCGGTTGTGGCCTTGAACGCCGCTAAAATGGCGACAATGGCGCTGGTTCTCTGCGTAGCTGTGGTGATGCACAATGGTTTTGGCTTGCTGCTGGGCTATGGTTCGGCGCGGTCTCTAGGGATGCCGGAGGAAAAATCCCGCGCTGTATCCTTTGAAATCGGCATGGAAAATTCCGGCTTGACTGTCGCTCTGGCGTTAGCTCACCTAGATCCTATGGCGGCTTTGCCGGCGGCGATCTGCAGTATTTGGCAGTTTATCAGCGGCAGCCTTTTGGCAGGCTATTGGGCTCATAAGTCGGAGCAGATGGAACTGCCGGAAGAAGCGGAAACAGCTGTCGCAAAATAG
- a CDS encoding NADH:flavin oxidoreductase, translating into MKNLFSPCVIGKMALKNRFVRSATEDWLGTPDGRITTEKMALYEQLAAGGVGTIITGHAYVAHPHGRAAQKQNGIWDDKYVGGWRALAQFVHGHDARLVVQLAHAGRQTAPEIIEGEMPVAPSELFDETGAQTARALTEAELYQLAQAYAAAARRAKEAGCDGVQLHMAHGYLLAQFLSPYTNRRDDAYGGSWENRVRFPLEVVACVREAVGPEFPLWIKLNSTDGLPETMQPQLSRTEVVQYAKKFAAASVDAIEISGGTIKENRLVMAKPGIRTAKDEAYFLAAAEAVKAAVKVPVILVGGMRSRAVMQEAINEGKADLVSMSRAFICEPDLVKRLAAGQEKASCVSCNGCFNPQGIRCILPDKNKA; encoded by the coding sequence ATGAAAAACTTGTTTTCTCCTTGTGTGATTGGTAAAATGGCGCTTAAAAATCGCTTTGTGCGCTCGGCGACGGAAGATTGGCTAGGCACGCCGGATGGCCGGATTACAACGGAAAAAATGGCTTTGTATGAACAATTGGCTGCAGGCGGTGTGGGCACGATCATTACCGGGCATGCCTATGTGGCGCATCCGCATGGACGGGCGGCGCAAAAGCAAAACGGCATTTGGGATGATAAATATGTGGGAGGCTGGCGAGCGCTGGCGCAGTTTGTTCATGGGCATGACGCACGCTTGGTGGTGCAACTGGCTCATGCGGGACGGCAAACGGCGCCGGAAATTATTGAAGGGGAAATGCCGGTGGCGCCAAGCGAGCTTTTTGATGAAACAGGAGCCCAGACGGCGCGGGCGCTGACCGAGGCGGAGTTGTACCAGTTGGCGCAGGCTTATGCGGCAGCGGCGCGGCGGGCGAAGGAAGCCGGCTGCGACGGCGTACAGCTGCATATGGCGCACGGCTACTTATTGGCGCAGTTTCTTTCGCCCTATACGAATCGTCGGGACGATGCATACGGTGGCTCTTGGGAGAATCGCGTCCGGTTTCCGCTGGAAGTGGTAGCGTGTGTTCGTGAGGCGGTGGGTCCGGAATTTCCGCTTTGGATTAAGCTAAACAGTACGGACGGATTGCCGGAAACTATGCAGCCGCAGTTATCGCGGACGGAGGTTGTGCAGTACGCTAAAAAATTTGCTGCAGCTTCTGTTGACGCCATTGAGATCAGCGGCGGCACAATCAAGGAAAACCGTCTGGTTATGGCCAAACCGGGCATCCGCACGGCTAAAGATGAAGCATATTTTCTCGCGGCGGCGGAAGCGGTAAAGGCGGCTGTGAAAGTTCCGGTTATTTTGGTGGGGGGCATGCGCTCTCGCGCGGTCATGCAGGAGGCGATCAATGAAGGTAAGGCCGACTTGGTTTCCATGAGCCGAGCTTTTATTTGCGAACCGGATTTAGTGAAACGTTTGGCGGCCGGACAGGAGAAGGCTTCTTGCGTATCCTGCAACGGCTGTTTCAATCCTCAAGGCATTCGTTGTATTTTGCCAGATAAAAATAAGGCTTGA
- a CDS encoding DUF2164 domain-containing protein — protein MKQSVIALTPETKKLLLANLQNYYGTEREEELSEFQAGLLLEFILSDIGVYIYNQAIADAQKLMQQKAEELFALEKRVVSKM, from the coding sequence ATGAAACAATCTGTAATCGCACTAACCCCGGAAACTAAAAAATTGCTCTTGGCGAACTTGCAGAACTATTATGGCACAGAACGTGAAGAAGAACTTAGCGAGTTTCAAGCGGGCTTGCTTTTGGAGTTTATTTTGTCTGATATTGGCGTCTATATTTATAATCAGGCGATTGCAGACGCTCAGAAACTGATGCAGCAAAAAGCAGAAGAGCTGTTTGCTTTAGAAAAAAGAGTTGTCAGTAAGATGTGA